The Paenibacillus swuensis genome contains the following window.
ACGTTGATATGGAAGAAGAAGTGTATATCGGCGTTGGTGAGCTATATAAGGCATTCAACCTTACAAGGGAATAACAGGATGTCTAAAGGTGTATAAATAAACCCAAGTGGATCAATGATGAATTGAATCCACTTGGGTTTATTGCTTTATTCATATGATTTAAATTGCGCTTCCGCCAAAAATCATCCGATACTCCCAATGCTTCCCCTGAATGGAATCCACACGAACACCGCCGGCTTCTTTGGAATACGTATGCATGACTTGTCCGTTACCAAGATAAATACCCACATGCGTGATCCGCTGCGCGGATTTATTAATTCCTGCGTAGCTTGATGCTTTAGAACCTTTATAGGACATGAAGAAGACCAGATCTCCCCGCTTCAGTTGTCCCCACTGCCTCTTGTAACTTCCCCGTGCCTTGACATAGTCGCCCTGACCGCGAGAATCCGCCGGGAGCTTCAGGTTAAGACCGTCTTTGAACGCCTGACGAACGAAATCCGAGCAATCAAACGTTCTTGTAGTGTCGCGACTGGATCCGAATTCGTAAGGAGTGCCTAAGTATCGCTTTCCTGCGGAGATAACGGCCTCTACGCTGCGTGTCCCCCTCGCTCCCGTGCTTGTGTTCCCGACGGAGGCTTGTCCGCCTGTATAGTTCGTATATTGATCATTCGCTGAGATGTAGCCGACTTGTCCGGTTTGCACTTGAATCCGCAGCCAGTAATCATTCACTTTCTCCAGAATCACAATTTCTTCGCCGCTTTTCAGATAACGCATCACATGACTTGACGTGTCAGGCTCTGTACGGAAGCTGACGGAAGCTTCGACTTTCGCGGTTGTTGGTGCGGCTTGTACAGCCGTTAAAGGGATGGTTGAAAACGCTAAACTCGTTAGTAATGTCCAAACGGCCATCTTTTTTCTCATGAGTAGAACCTCCGGTGGTTTAGTTTGGTTTGCTCAAAGCAAGTACGAAAAGTTTCCTCTATACCCAAAACAAGGGCAAGTGAAACATCTATTTAATTATAAAAAGGTTTATTAAGGACGTGCATGAGACTATTTCCTCAATTACCATAACTTACATAGGTTCGTTGTACTAAAAAATTCGCGCCAAACCCGGGATTTACCATCATATGGCACTACTGAATAGGACTGAAAATGCCGATTGTTACCGAATATCAACCTTAAGACTCATTACAAGCAAATCCAATGAAACATGCACAAAAACAGGCCTTCTCATCTGCTGAGAAGACCTTAATGCTACTTTTAACAGGAGCGTAGACCGCTCCCTTTCGTCTTTTGTGTGAACGTAATGATTTTCACTGTAATCATTCCTATTTACCTTATTTTTGGCCATTTCATTCACCTCAAGATAAATAGAGAAACGAATTTCTCTCATGTGCACTCCAGACTGCAGATGAGAGAAATTCGTTACTTTATATGATTACATTGAATCAGAACGCTCTCATATAGAGTAACTCAACATCACATGAGCGTAATCCGTTACCATAACCTGCGAAATTCTTTTCCACGTCCACTCGCTCCCTCCCTCTTAAGCAATACGCCTTCTCGTCCCCTCTTCCTACCCCTTAACATGCTTCTGCTCTGCCTTCACCTTCGGCTGAACCAGGTTCACCTTCCCCAGGTATTGCGTGCCGATTACGCCGGTTACGATCATCATGGAGCCGAGCAGATGATACCAAGTCACTTCTTCGCCCAAGAATATGGCCCCTGCAGCAATTGAGACGATAGTGGAGAGATTGGCGAATACGCTCATTTGGGACGCCTCAATTTTGGACAAAACATAAGTAAAGGTCAACGCCGATCCCAACGACGCCAACAAGCCCAGAAACACGATCGCCCAGACGAACGATGGAATGGTTAACGGCGTGAAGAATGTCTCGAGCGTCCCCTGCCCTGCATGCTTCGCCACCGAGATCACCAGAAACACTGCAAAACCGACGCCAAGCATGAAATAACTCATTTCCAGGGGGCTGAATGTCTTGGACAAGGAACGCGCCATAACGGTATACCCCGCTGAAGCCACGCAAGTCATGAACAACAATATGATCCCCGTCCTATTCGATAAATCCAGCTGGCTCCCCTTCATCATGAAGATAAACACAACACCGAACACTGACAGGAATATCGAGGTTTTTTGCAAAAGGCTGGTGGCTTCCTTCAGAAATAATGATGCGACAATCATCGTCACGATGGGCGTGAACGCATAGATGATGCCTCCCTCCGCAGAGGATGTGTACTGTAAGCCATAGGCCTGTAATGTGAAAAAGCCA
Protein-coding sequences here:
- a CDS encoding C40 family peptidase; translated protein: MRKKMAVWTLLTSLAFSTIPLTAVQAAPTTAKVEASVSFRTEPDTSSHVMRYLKSGEEIVILEKVNDYWLRIQVQTGQVGYISANDQYTNYTGGQASVGNTSTGARGTRSVEAVISAGKRYLGTPYEFGSSRDTTRTFDCSDFVRQAFKDGLNLKLPADSRGQGDYVKARGSYKRQWGQLKRGDLVFFMSYKGSKASSYAGINKSAQRITHVGIYLGNGQVMHTYSKEAGGVRVDSIQGKHWEYRMIFGGSAI
- a CDS encoding DMT family transporter; this translates as MKDPHGLKFAYLLVVLNSIILGFSFLFSKIALEHAHPLDTLTFRFAASFAGLSVPVALGFVKLNYRGKPLGKALMLSSMYPLGFFTLQAYGLQYTSSAEGGIIYAFTPIVTMIVASLFLKEATSLLQKTSIFLSVFGVVFIFMMKGSQLDLSNRTGIILLFMTCVASAGYTVMARSLSKTFSPLEMSYFMLGVGFAVFLVISVAKHAGQGTLETFFTPLTIPSFVWAIVFLGLLASLGSALTFTYVLSKIEASQMSVFANLSTIVSIAAGAIFLGEEVTWYHLLGSMMIVTGVIGTQYLGKVNLVQPKVKAEQKHVKG